In one window of Mesorhizobium sp. B2-1-1 DNA:
- a CDS encoding endonuclease domain-containing protein, translating to MLWYELRELKSAGIKFRRQCPIGPYIVDFACLAVKLIVEVDGDLHEHEKGKRHDAVRDAYLRSLGFDVFRVDEPDVINNPWHVAQVVKGKVERMSGDPTRPLRGHPPLEGEGNATQLERF from the coding sequence TTGCTCTGGTATGAACTGCGCGAGCTGAAATCGGCCGGCATCAAGTTTCGTCGTCAGTGTCCGATCGGGCCTTATATCGTTGACTTTGCCTGCCTCGCCGTGAAGCTGATCGTTGAAGTTGATGGCGATCTGCACGAACACGAGAAGGGCAAGCGGCATGATGCCGTTCGTGATGCCTATCTGCGCTCGCTCGGCTTTGATGTCTTTCGCGTCGATGAGCCCGATGTCATAAACAACCCTTGGCATGTTGCGCAGGTGGTCAAAGGGAAGGTCGAGCGCATGTCCGGCGACCCCACCCGACCGCTTCGCGGCCACCCTCCCCTCGAGGGGGAGGGGAACGCCACGCAATTGGAGAGGTTTTGA
- a CDS encoding Zn-dependent hydrolase: MAAPGENLRINSDRLWDSIMEMAKIGPGIAGGNNRQTVTDEDGEGRHLFKRWCDAAGLEMGVDEMGTMFARREGADPSLPPVYVGSHLDTQPTGGKYDGVLGVLGGLEIVRSLNDLGIKTKHPIVVTNWTNEEGSRFAPAMMASGVFAGVLDQADVYEHTDKNGKKFGEELERIGWKGTEKVGDRKIHAFFELHIEQGPILEDEGIDIGVVTHGQGLKWLQVTLTGKEAHTGSTPMPKRRNAGLGMARVIELVHEIAMDYQPDAVGAVGHMEVYPNSRNIIAGRTVFTIDIRSPEKEVLDAMDGRIREGIDTICEALDIQYKIEQVGHFDPVTFDKGCVKAIRDAADRLGYTHRNIVSGAGHDACWINRVAPTAMVMCPCVDGLSHNEAEEISKEWAAAGADVLFHAVVETAVIVE; this comes from the coding sequence ATGGCCGCACCCGGCGAGAATCTGCGAATCAATTCAGACCGTTTGTGGGATTCCATCATGGAGATGGCGAAGATCGGCCCCGGCATTGCCGGTGGCAACAATCGCCAGACCGTGACCGACGAGGACGGCGAGGGCCGGCATCTGTTCAAGCGCTGGTGCGACGCGGCCGGGCTCGAAATGGGCGTCGACGAGATGGGCACCATGTTTGCCAGGCGCGAAGGCGCCGATCCCAGCCTGCCGCCGGTCTATGTCGGCAGCCATCTCGACACGCAGCCGACCGGCGGCAAGTATGACGGCGTGCTCGGCGTGCTCGGCGGCCTGGAGATCGTCCGCTCGCTCAATGATCTCGGCATCAAGACCAAACATCCGATCGTGGTCACGAACTGGACCAACGAGGAGGGCTCGCGTTTTGCCCCGGCGATGATGGCGTCCGGCGTGTTCGCCGGTGTGCTCGACCAGGCCGACGTCTACGAGCATACGGACAAGAACGGCAAGAAATTCGGCGAGGAACTGGAGCGTATCGGCTGGAAGGGCACGGAGAAGGTCGGCGATCGCAAGATCCACGCCTTTTTCGAACTGCATATCGAGCAAGGGCCTATCCTCGAGGACGAAGGCATCGACATCGGCGTCGTCACCCATGGACAGGGGCTGAAATGGCTGCAGGTGACGCTGACCGGCAAGGAGGCGCATACCGGCTCGACGCCGATGCCCAAGCGCCGCAATGCCGGGCTCGGCATGGCGCGCGTGATCGAACTGGTGCACGAGATTGCCATGGACTACCAGCCGGACGCCGTCGGCGCGGTCGGCCACATGGAAGTCTATCCGAACTCGCGCAACATCATCGCCGGGCGCACGGTCTTCACCATCGACATCCGCTCGCCGGAGAAGGAAGTGCTCGACGCCATGGATGGGCGCATCCGCGAAGGCATCGACACGATATGCGAGGCGCTCGACATCCAGTACAAGATCGAGCAGGTCGGCCATTTCGATCCGGTCACCTTTGACAAGGGCTGCGTCAAGGCGATCCGTGATGCCGCCGACCGGCTCGGCTACACGCACCGCAACATCGTCTCGGGCGCGGGCCACGACGCCTGCTGGATCAACCGCGTCGCGCCGACCGCCATGGTGATGTGCCCCTGCGTCGACGGTCTCAGCCACAACGAGGCCGAGGAGATCTCCAAGGAATGGGCGGCGGCAGGAGCCGACGTGCTGTTCCATGCCGTGGTGGAGACAGCGGTCATCGTGGAGTAA
- the hydA gene encoding dihydropyrimidinase, which yields MTKVIRNGTIVTADRTWKADVLMQHGKIVAIGSDLHGDHEFDATGCYVMPGGIDPHTHLEMPFMGTYSADDFESGTRAALAGGTTMVVDFCLPSPQQSLLEALQMWDNKTSKASCDYSFHMAITWWGKQVFDEMATVVDKGITSFKHFMAYKGALMVDDDEMYASFQRCAELGALPLVHAENGDVVAALSQKLLAAGNNGPEGHAYSRPPEVEGEATNRAIMIADMAGVPLYVVHVSCEQAHEAIRRARQKGMRVFGEPLIQHLTLDESEYFDKDWDHAARRVMSPPFRNKLHQDSLWAGLQAGSLQVVATDHCAFTTDQKRFGVGNFTKIPNGTGGLEDRMPVLWTRGVNTGRLTMNEFVAVTSTNIAKILNMYPKKGAIVEGADADIIVWDPKRKKIISSKKQQSVIDYNVFEGVEVTGLPRYVFSRGELSIEETEVKAKPGHGQFVGREPNAAVNRALSTWKEITAPRKVERTGIPATGV from the coding sequence ATGACCAAAGTCATCAGAAACGGCACCATCGTTACCGCCGACCGCACATGGAAGGCCGACGTGCTGATGCAGCACGGCAAGATCGTCGCCATTGGCTCCGACCTACACGGCGACCATGAGTTCGACGCCACCGGCTGTTATGTCATGCCAGGTGGTATCGATCCGCATACTCATCTCGAAATGCCGTTCATGGGCACCTATTCGGCCGACGATTTCGAGTCCGGCACGCGCGCGGCACTAGCCGGCGGCACGACGATGGTGGTCGATTTCTGCCTGCCGTCGCCGCAGCAGTCGCTGCTCGAGGCCTTGCAGATGTGGGACAACAAGACCTCGAAGGCGTCCTGCGATTATTCCTTCCACATGGCGATCACCTGGTGGGGCAAGCAGGTGTTCGACGAGATGGCCACCGTCGTCGACAAGGGCATCACCTCGTTCAAGCATTTCATGGCCTACAAGGGCGCGCTGATGGTGGACGACGACGAGATGTATGCGTCGTTCCAGCGCTGCGCCGAGCTCGGCGCGCTGCCGCTGGTGCATGCCGAGAATGGCGACGTGGTCGCGGCGCTCTCGCAGAAGCTGCTTGCCGCCGGCAACAATGGCCCGGAGGGGCACGCCTATTCGCGCCCGCCGGAAGTGGAAGGCGAGGCGACCAACCGCGCCATCATGATCGCCGACATGGCCGGCGTGCCGCTCTACGTCGTGCATGTTTCCTGCGAGCAGGCGCACGAGGCCATCCGCCGGGCGCGTCAGAAAGGCATGCGGGTGTTCGGCGAGCCACTGATCCAGCACCTGACGCTGGACGAGAGTGAGTATTTCGACAAGGACTGGGACCATGCGGCGCGCCGCGTGATGAGCCCGCCCTTCCGCAACAAATTACACCAGGATTCGCTGTGGGCCGGCCTGCAGGCGGGATCGTTGCAGGTGGTGGCGACCGACCACTGCGCCTTCACCACGGACCAGAAGCGCTTCGGCGTCGGCAATTTCACCAAGATCCCGAACGGCACGGGCGGCCTCGAGGATCGCATGCCGGTGCTGTGGACCAGGGGCGTCAACACCGGGCGGCTGACGATGAACGAATTCGTCGCCGTAACCTCGACCAACATAGCCAAGATCCTCAACATGTACCCGAAAAAGGGCGCCATTGTCGAAGGCGCGGATGCCGACATCATCGTGTGGGATCCCAAGCGCAAGAAGATCATTTCTTCGAAGAAGCAGCAGTCGGTCATCGACTACAATGTCTTCGAAGGCGTCGAAGTGACAGGCCTGCCGCGCTATGTCTTCTCGCGTGGCGAATTGTCGATCGAGGAGACCGAGGTGAAGGCCAAGCCTGGCCATGGCCAGTTCGTTGGCCGCGAGCCGAACGCGGCGGTTAACCGGGCACTGTCGACCTGGAAGGAGATCACCGCGCCGCGCAAGGTGGAGCGGACAGGCATTCCGGCGACTGGGGTTTGA
- a CDS encoding cupin domain-containing protein, which produces MSPQPTCHLIRPESSYEGKQGLTYFAGIATESVGSSGICMHVLTMPPGARAKAHLHEDHETAIYVLSGEVHTWYGDRLENHIVAKAGDLFYIPAGVPHLPANLSGAPSSAVIARTDPKEQESVVLLPELDALVA; this is translated from the coding sequence ATGTCGCCTCAACCCACTTGCCATCTTATCCGCCCTGAAAGCTCTTATGAAGGCAAGCAGGGATTGACCTATTTCGCCGGTATCGCCACCGAGTCGGTCGGCTCATCTGGTATCTGCATGCATGTGCTCACCATGCCGCCCGGCGCCCGCGCTAAGGCGCATCTGCATGAGGACCATGAAACGGCGATCTACGTGCTCTCCGGCGAGGTCCATACCTGGTACGGCGACCGGCTTGAGAACCACATCGTCGCCAAAGCCGGCGACCTCTTCTACATTCCGGCCGGCGTGCCGCATCTGCCCGCCAATCTGAGTGGGGCCCCGTCTTCGGCCGTCATTGCCCGCACCGATCCCAAAGAGCAGGAAAGCGTCGTCCTGCTGCCGGAACTGGATGCATTGGTCGCCTGA
- a CDS encoding ABC transporter ATP-binding protein has protein sequence MTGISPAVVAASKLGLTFQTNDGPVQALSNVDLTIGKGEFVSFIGPSGCGKTTLLRVIADLEKPTSGTISVNGMTAEQAREKRAYGYVFQAAALFPWRTIERNVALPLEIMGLSGAEQGERIRRTLDLVNLSGFEKKYPWQLSGGMQQRASIARALAFDADLLLMDEPFGALDEIVRDHLNGQLLQLWARTNKTICFVTHSIPEAVYLSTRIVVMSPRPGRVSDVIESTLPKERPLDIRETPEFLAIAARVRDGLRAGHSYDD, from the coding sequence ATGACGGGGATTTCGCCAGCCGTCGTCGCGGCAAGCAAGCTTGGCCTGACCTTCCAGACCAATGACGGGCCGGTACAGGCGCTGTCCAATGTCGACCTGACCATCGGCAAGGGTGAGTTCGTTTCCTTCATCGGGCCGTCGGGCTGCGGCAAGACGACCTTGCTGCGGGTCATCGCCGATCTTGAGAAGCCGACCTCGGGGACCATTTCGGTCAACGGCATGACAGCAGAACAGGCGCGCGAGAAACGCGCCTACGGCTATGTCTTCCAGGCCGCCGCCCTGTTTCCCTGGCGCACCATCGAGCGCAACGTCGCGCTGCCGCTGGAGATCATGGGTCTGTCCGGGGCGGAGCAGGGAGAGCGGATCAGGCGCACGCTCGATCTCGTCAACCTTTCCGGCTTCGAGAAGAAGTATCCTTGGCAGCTTTCCGGCGGCATGCAGCAGCGCGCCTCGATCGCTCGCGCGCTCGCCTTCGATGCCGACCTTCTGTTGATGGACGAGCCGTTCGGCGCGCTGGACGAGATCGTGCGCGACCATCTCAACGGGCAATTGCTGCAATTGTGGGCGCGCACCAACAAGACCATCTGCTTCGTCACGCACTCCATTCCCGAGGCGGTGTATTTATCGACGCGCATCGTCGTCATGTCGCCGCGTCCGGGCCGCGTCAGCGACGTCATCGAATCGACGCTGCCGAAGGAGCGGCCACTCGACATCCGCGAGACGCCGGAGTTCCTGGCGATCGCCGCACGGGTGCGAGACGGCTTAAGGGCAGGGCACAGCTATGATGATTGA
- a CDS encoding ABC transporter permease has protein sequence MDTFRSKVIPVTSILAGVVVLWYVFAVILNTPFQRDLDQRANETPGTVEFIGKTLSQPKPTLPAPHQVAVNFFENTFLRNVTSNRSLVYNAWVTLSSTLLGFAFGTALGIIIAVGIVHVATLDRSLMPWIIASQTIPILAVAPMIIVVLAAIGITGLIPKAMISTYLSFFPVTVGMVKGLRSPEIMHLDLMHTYNASRAQTFWKLRVPASVPFLFTSMKVAVAASLVGAIVGELPTGAVAGIGAKLLAGAYYSQSIDIWSALVAGSIVAALLVMVVGIAGRLVDRAMGGRPA, from the coding sequence ATGGACACCTTCCGCTCAAAGGTCATCCCGGTAACCTCCATCCTCGCCGGCGTGGTCGTACTCTGGTACGTCTTCGCCGTCATACTCAACACGCCGTTCCAGCGCGATCTCGACCAACGTGCCAACGAAACGCCCGGCACCGTCGAGTTCATCGGCAAGACGCTCTCGCAGCCGAAGCCGACGCTGCCGGCGCCGCACCAGGTGGCGGTGAACTTTTTCGAGAACACGTTCCTGCGCAACGTCACTTCGAACCGCAGCCTGGTCTACAATGCCTGGGTGACGCTGTCCTCGACGCTGCTGGGCTTTGCCTTCGGCACGGCGCTCGGCATCATCATCGCGGTGGGCATCGTACATGTGGCGACGCTCGACCGCAGCCTGATGCCATGGATCATCGCCTCGCAGACCATCCCGATCCTGGCGGTGGCGCCGATGATCATCGTGGTGCTGGCGGCGATCGGCATCACCGGCCTGATCCCGAAGGCGATGATTTCGACCTATCTGTCGTTCTTCCCGGTGACGGTTGGCATGGTGAAAGGCCTGCGCTCGCCCGAGATCATGCATCTCGACCTGATGCACACCTACAATGCCAGCCGTGCGCAGACCTTCTGGAAGCTGCGCGTGCCGGCCTCGGTGCCGTTCCTGTTCACCTCGATGAAGGTGGCGGTGGCTGCCAGTCTGGTCGGCGCCATTGTCGGCGAACTGCCGACGGGCGCCGTCGCCGGCATCGGCGCCAAGCTGCTCGCTGGCGCCTATTACAGCCAGTCCATCGACATCTGGTCGGCGCTTGTCGCGGGCTCGATCGTGGCCGCGCTGCTGGTCATGGTGGTCGGCATTGCCGGGCGCCTCGTCGACCGCGCCATGGGCGGGAGGCCGGCATGA
- a CDS encoding ABC transporter permease: protein MNRLKPSWQAVLAIVLCLMAVALGAMSKPEAAALADPTTSANYPYLGTKGLMFGLAMLTALVSIIRISPFVEAVVLFVGAHLVAWLLISGIAGFEGTALAPYFVLLTAAWLLGWRCVAALSGLHPTASWMRTALRLIIPAIFGAWILIIWEAVTRGAGIPFILLPPPSAIGARIASSLPILGADVRQTIFKAVIFGYIVGSGAGFVTAILADRVPFLRRGLLPIGNMVSALPIIGVAPIMVMWFGFDWQSKAAVVIIMTFFPMLVNTVAGLAASGHMERDLMRTYASGYWPTLIKLRLPAAAPFIFNALKINSTLALIGAIVAEFFGTPVVGMGFRISTEVGRMNIDMVWAEIAVAALAGSVFYGVVALVERAVTFWHPSVRGG, encoded by the coding sequence ATGAACCGGCTGAAGCCTTCCTGGCAGGCTGTGCTGGCCATCGTGCTGTGCCTGATGGCGGTCGCACTCGGCGCCATGTCGAAGCCGGAAGCGGCGGCGCTAGCGGACCCGACAACCAGCGCCAACTATCCCTATCTCGGAACGAAGGGCCTGATGTTTGGCCTTGCCATGCTGACGGCCCTGGTCTCGATCATCAGGATTTCGCCCTTTGTGGAAGCGGTCGTACTGTTTGTCGGCGCCCACCTCGTCGCCTGGCTGCTGATCTCAGGTATCGCTGGTTTCGAAGGCACGGCACTGGCGCCGTATTTCGTGCTGCTCACGGCCGCCTGGCTGCTTGGCTGGCGCTGCGTCGCGGCGCTATCGGGACTGCACCCCACCGCAAGCTGGATGCGCACGGCGCTGCGCCTGATCATCCCCGCCATCTTCGGCGCCTGGATCCTGATCATCTGGGAAGCGGTGACGCGTGGCGCCGGCATCCCGTTCATCCTGTTGCCGCCGCCGAGCGCCATCGGCGCGCGCATCGCCAGTTCGCTGCCGATCCTTGGCGCCGATGTCCGGCAGACCATCTTCAAGGCTGTTATCTTCGGCTATATCGTGGGCAGCGGCGCCGGCTTTGTCACGGCCATTCTCGCCGACCGGGTGCCGTTCCTGCGGCGCGGCCTGCTGCCCATCGGCAACATGGTCTCGGCGCTGCCGATCATCGGCGTGGCGCCGATCATGGTGATGTGGTTCGGCTTCGACTGGCAGTCCAAGGCGGCTGTCGTCATCATCATGACCTTCTTCCCGATGCTGGTGAACACCGTCGCCGGTCTGGCCGCGTCCGGCCATATGGAGCGCGACCTGATGCGCACCTATGCGTCGGGCTACTGGCCGACGCTTATCAAGCTCAGGCTGCCGGCCGCCGCTCCCTTCATCTTCAACGCGCTGAAGATCAACTCGACGCTGGCGCTGATCGGCGCCATCGTCGCCGAGTTCTTCGGCACGCCCGTCGTCGGCATGGGCTTCCGCATCTCGACCGAAGTCGGACGGATGAACATCGACATGGTCTGGGCCGAAATCGCAGTTGCAGCCCTTGCGGGTTCGGTCTTTTATGGGGTGGTCGCTCTTGTCGAAAGAGCCGTCACGTTTTGGCATCCCTCTGTCCGTGGTGGATAG
- a CDS encoding ABC transporter substrate-binding protein → MKRLIIPVLAGAMSLAAFQAMAADKVTLQLKWVTQAQFAGYYVAKAKGFYEAEGLDVDIKPGGPDIAPEQVIAGGGADVIVDWMGGALAAREKGVPLVNIAQPFKKAGMELVCPKDGPIKTEADFKGHTLGVWFFGNEYPFYAWMNKLGLKTDGGPDGVTVLKQSFDVQPLIQKQADCISVMTYNEFWQLIDAGYKPEQLTVFNYSAMGNDLLEDGLYASEDKLKDPAFEDKMVRFVRASMKGWKYAVDNNDEAAEIVMDGGGQDENHQKRMMSEVAKLIDNADGKLDPATYERTAKALLDQKIITKEPKGAYTTAITDKAIK, encoded by the coding sequence ATGAAAAGACTGATTATTCCTGTACTGGCCGGCGCGATGTCGCTGGCCGCGTTCCAGGCAATGGCTGCCGACAAGGTGACGTTGCAGCTGAAATGGGTCACGCAGGCCCAGTTTGCCGGTTATTACGTCGCCAAGGCGAAGGGCTTCTACGAGGCCGAGGGTCTCGACGTCGACATCAAGCCGGGCGGTCCCGACATTGCGCCCGAGCAGGTGATCGCCGGCGGCGGCGCCGATGTCATCGTCGACTGGATGGGCGGCGCGCTGGCAGCCCGCGAAAAGGGCGTGCCGCTGGTCAACATCGCCCAGCCGTTCAAGAAGGCCGGCATGGAACTGGTCTGCCCGAAAGACGGCCCGATCAAGACCGAAGCCGACTTCAAGGGCCACACGCTCGGCGTCTGGTTCTTCGGCAACGAATATCCGTTCTACGCCTGGATGAACAAGCTTGGCCTCAAGACCGATGGCGGCCCGGATGGTGTCACCGTTCTCAAGCAGAGCTTTGACGTGCAGCCGCTGATTCAGAAGCAGGCGGATTGCATCTCGGTCATGACCTACAATGAATTTTGGCAGCTGATCGACGCCGGCTACAAGCCGGAGCAGCTCACCGTGTTCAACTACTCGGCGATGGGCAACGACCTGCTCGAGGACGGGCTTTATGCCTCGGAGGATAAGCTCAAGGATCCGGCCTTCGAGGACAAGATGGTGCGTTTCGTGCGCGCCTCGATGAAGGGTTGGAAATACGCCGTCGACAACAATGACGAAGCGGCCGAGATCGTCATGGACGGTGGCGGCCAGGACGAGAACCACCAGAAGCGTATGATGAGCGAAGTCGCCAAGCTCATCGACAATGCCGACGGCAAGCTCGACCCAGCGACCTATGAGCGTACCGCCAAGGCGTTGCTCGACCAGAAGATCATCACCAAGGAGCCGAAGGGCGCCTATACCACCGCGATCACCGACAAGGCGATCAAGTAG
- a CDS encoding CHRD domain-containing protein, whose amino-acid sequence MRTQTVLPTLSALAISTAFLFASPALADMMKFKATLDGSQQSPPVTTKGKGTATFTFDTAKKKLSWNVKYSGLSGPATAAHIHGPAAKGENADPVIPFKKLKSPIKGSATLTDTQVTDLEAGKYYVNIHTAANKDGEIRGQIEKAAAAM is encoded by the coding sequence ATGCGCACACAGACCGTCTTGCCGACGCTTTCGGCGCTGGCCATTTCGACCGCTTTCCTGTTCGCGTCGCCGGCCCTGGCCGACATGATGAAGTTCAAGGCGACGCTCGATGGCAGCCAGCAGAGCCCACCCGTCACTACCAAGGGCAAGGGAACCGCCACATTCACCTTTGACACCGCCAAGAAGAAACTCAGTTGGAACGTCAAATACTCCGGCCTCAGCGGGCCGGCGACGGCCGCACATATTCATGGCCCGGCCGCGAAGGGGGAAAATGCGGACCCCGTAATCCCGTTCAAAAAACTCAAGAGCCCGATCAAGGGATCGGCGACATTGACCGATACGCAGGTGACCGATCTGGAGGCCGGCAAATATTACGTCAACATACACACCGCGGCCAACAAGGACGGCGAGATCCGCGGTCAGATCGAAAAGGCGGCGGCGGCGATGTAA
- a CDS encoding thiamine pyrophosphate-binding protein — protein sequence MKTGGQLIVDALEANGTDRIFCVPGESYLAVLDALHDSAIRTIVCRQEGGAAMMADCQGRLTGKPGICFVTRGPGATNASAGIHIAMQDSVPVILFIGQVASHAKQREAFQEVDYVRFFGDIAKWVVEIDDASRIPEFVTRAFAVATSGRPGPVVISLPEDMLTSVVDAPAAIAYTPVETSPAEAELDRLEALLNAAKRPIAILGGTRWDFQAVQEITRIAEAWSLPVGCSFRRQMLFDHLHPNYAGDVGIGINPKLATAIKQADLVLLIGGRMGEMPSSDYTLLKSPYPDQTLVHVHPDAGELGRVYRPTLAINASPAAFVRAFAKRKGPASPGWAAETAKLHAAYLDWSTPPESGPGAVQMGPIMTYLETVLPDDAILTNGAGNYATWVHRFHRFRRFATQGAPTSGSMGYGTPAAVAAKALYPDRTVVAFAGDGCFLMNGQEFATAVQYGLPIIVIVVNNGIYGTIRMHQEREYPGRVVATDLKNPDFAALARAYGGHGETVEKTADFAPAFERARASGKPAIVEIRLDPEAITPTRTMTQIRDKA from the coding sequence ATGAAAACCGGCGGACAATTGATCGTCGACGCGCTCGAGGCCAACGGCACCGACCGTATCTTCTGCGTGCCAGGCGAATCCTACCTCGCGGTGCTCGACGCGCTGCACGATTCGGCGATCCGCACCATCGTCTGCCGCCAGGAGGGTGGCGCCGCCATGATGGCCGACTGCCAAGGCCGCCTGACCGGCAAACCCGGTATCTGCTTCGTCACCCGCGGCCCCGGCGCCACCAATGCCTCCGCCGGCATCCATATCGCCATGCAGGATTCAGTTCCCGTGATCCTGTTCATCGGCCAGGTCGCCAGCCACGCCAAGCAGCGCGAGGCCTTCCAGGAAGTGGACTATGTCAGGTTCTTTGGCGACATCGCAAAATGGGTGGTAGAGATCGACGATGCGTCGCGTATTCCCGAATTCGTCACCCGCGCCTTTGCCGTGGCGACCTCCGGACGCCCAGGTCCCGTCGTCATCTCGCTGCCGGAAGACATGCTGACCAGTGTCGTCGATGCACCGGCCGCGATCGCCTACACCCCGGTCGAGACCAGCCCCGCCGAAGCCGAACTCGACCGGCTCGAGGCGCTGCTCAATGCCGCCAAACGACCGATCGCGATCCTGGGCGGCACACGTTGGGATTTCCAGGCTGTTCAGGAAATCACCCGCATCGCCGAGGCGTGGTCGCTACCGGTCGGCTGCTCCTTCCGCCGCCAGATGCTGTTCGATCATCTGCACCCGAACTATGCCGGCGATGTCGGCATCGGCATCAACCCGAAGCTGGCGACAGCAATCAAGCAGGCCGATCTGGTGCTGCTGATCGGCGGCCGCATGGGCGAGATGCCGTCCTCGGACTATACGCTGCTGAAGAGCCCCTACCCTGACCAGACGCTGGTCCATGTCCACCCCGATGCCGGCGAACTAGGCCGCGTCTACCGTCCAACGCTGGCGATAAATGCCTCGCCCGCCGCCTTCGTGCGCGCCTTCGCCAAACGGAAGGGACCGGCATCGCCGGGCTGGGCGGCGGAGACGGCAAAGCTGCATGCCGCCTATCTCGACTGGTCGACGCCGCCGGAAAGCGGTCCGGGCGCCGTCCAGATGGGGCCGATCATGACCTATCTCGAAACGGTGCTGCCCGACGATGCCATCCTGACGAACGGCGCCGGCAACTACGCCACGTGGGTGCACCGCTTCCATCGCTTCCGCCGCTTTGCCACACAGGGCGCGCCGACCTCAGGCTCGATGGGTTACGGAACGCCGGCGGCGGTAGCGGCCAAGGCGCTTTATCCGGATCGCACCGTAGTCGCTTTCGCCGGCGACGGCTGCTTCCTGATGAACGGGCAGGAATTCGCCACCGCCGTGCAATACGGGTTGCCGATCATCGTCATCGTCGTCAATAATGGCATCTACGGCACCATCCGCATGCACCAGGAGCGTGAATACCCCGGGCGGGTGGTGGCCACGGACCTCAAGAATCCGGACTTCGCCGCCCTGGCGCGTGCCTATGGTGGCCATGGCGAAACGGTGGAGAAAACCGCCGACTTCGCCCCTGCCTTCGAGCGTGCTCGCGCCAGCGGCAAGCCGGCAATCGTCGAGATCCGGCTCGATCCGGAGGCAATCACCCCGACCCGAACGATGACGCAGATAAGAGACAAGGCCTGA
- a CDS encoding CaiB/BaiF CoA transferase family protein produces MAEPPLKGVRVVELARILAGPWAGQLLADLGADVIKVESPDGGDDTRKWGPPFVMGKDGENLSAAYYHSCNRGKRSIAIDFSTPEGAETVRRLVATSDVLIENFKLGGLKKYGLDYDSLRKINPRLVYCSITGFGQDGPYAPRAGYDFIIQGMAGMMSITGEAGREPQKAGVAISDIFTGLYSVIAIQAALRHAEKTGEGQHIDMALFDTQISALGNQNLNYLVSGKSPVQMGNAHMNIAPYEVLPVRDGHIILAVGNDGQFARFCAVVGLDELPGNPDFATNPARVANRAALRERIVEALKTKDRDPLLAKLEAASVPASPINTIGQMFADPQAIARGMRLDLDDGHGNLLPSVRAPMIMSETPLVYERPSPRLGEHTDEILAELERAK; encoded by the coding sequence ATGGCTGAGCCCCCGCTGAAAGGCGTCCGCGTCGTCGAACTCGCCCGCATCCTTGCCGGGCCCTGGGCCGGGCAGTTGCTTGCCGATCTCGGCGCCGACGTCATCAAGGTCGAAAGCCCGGACGGCGGCGACGACACCCGCAAATGGGGCCCGCCCTTCGTCATGGGCAAGGATGGCGAGAACCTGTCGGCCGCCTATTACCATTCCTGCAATCGCGGCAAGCGCTCCATCGCCATCGATTTTTCGACACCGGAGGGCGCCGAAACCGTGCGCCGGCTGGTGGCAACGTCTGACGTGCTGATCGAAAACTTCAAGCTTGGCGGTTTGAAGAAATACGGACTCGACTATGACAGCCTGCGCAAGATCAATCCGCGCCTCGTTTATTGCTCGATCACCGGATTCGGCCAGGACGGTCCGTACGCGCCGCGCGCCGGCTACGATTTCATCATCCAGGGCATGGCCGGCATGATGTCGATCACCGGCGAGGCGGGACGCGAGCCGCAGAAGGCCGGCGTCGCCATCTCCGACATCTTCACTGGCCTCTATTCCGTCATCGCCATCCAGGCGGCACTTCGCCACGCCGAAAAAACCGGCGAAGGCCAGCACATCGACATGGCATTGTTCGACACCCAAATCTCGGCGCTCGGCAACCAGAACCTCAACTATCTCGTCTCCGGCAAGTCGCCTGTGCAGATGGGCAACGCGCATATGAACATCGCGCCCTACGAGGTGCTGCCGGTCCGGGACGGTCACATCATCCTGGCGGTCGGCAATGACGGCCAGTTCGCCAGGTTCTGCGCGGTGGTCGGGCTGGACGAATTGCCCGGCAATCCCGATTTCGCCACCAATCCGGCCCGCGTCGCCAACCGGGCGGCGCTACGCGAGCGGATCGTCGAGGCGCTGAAGACCAAGGATCGCGACCCGCTGCTGGCCAAGCTGGAAGCGGCCAGCGTGCCGGCGAGCCCGATCAACACGATCGGACAGATGTTCGCCGACCCGCAGGCGATCGCGCGCGGCATGCGGCTCGATCTCGACGACGGCCATGGCAATCTTCTGCCCTCGGTTCGCGCACCGATGATCATGTCCGAAACACCGCTCGTCTATGAGCGCCCCTCGCCCCGCCTGGGCGAACATACTGACGAAATCCTTGCCGAACTGGAGAGAGCAAAATGA